One window of Candidatus Binataceae bacterium genomic DNA carries:
- the yidC gene encoding membrane protein insertase YidC: protein MDTSRVIVTVIISLVLIIAYQELVLKRLYPPQTQSAPANKNLPTSAASPSTTSAEAPLTMAPGATPSAAAPGAPEHTYQVETNLFIATFTSHGGRLRSLKLKKYKQFAGPTSPLYEMVRAPYGGRLPLGALLTHSGQLFDDSAMTYTSSSPDKVSVDGGASTLTLDGQTPDGEKIEKTFTFKNDTYAFDMDVTAAGPAAPDELGISMSQPLGTLTGYRDYPELQADVGDKVFTQLEKKLKQGVPPVSGTITFAGFGDRYFLGAFLPSSPASGTLLMAYADDEAIARLLFPKAMHVSTQVYMGPKLLEALESVNPSLHKAIDFGWAGILALAFLRALKLFHLIAPNWGVDILLMTAAIRIAFLPLSIKSQRSMLKMQRLQPQMTKLREKYKDNNDQLQREMMDLYKRNHVNPLGGCAPMALQLPIFIGLYEALLNSIELRHAPFVGWINDLSVPDCLHISWMPQLPLVPCHGLPVLVLLMGLSSFGQQYLTPTSPDPNQQKMMMLTPLIFTVMLINFPSGLSLYYFASNMLGVIQQFFLNREMKSYTPAT, encoded by the coding sequence TTGGATACTAGCCGCGTAATCGTAACCGTCATCATCTCGCTCGTCCTGATCATCGCCTACCAGGAACTGGTGCTGAAGCGGCTCTATCCGCCGCAGACCCAGAGCGCGCCGGCCAACAAGAATCTGCCGACCAGCGCCGCTTCGCCTTCCACCACTTCAGCCGAGGCTCCGCTCACGATGGCTCCAGGAGCCACTCCGAGCGCGGCGGCGCCGGGAGCGCCGGAGCATACCTACCAGGTCGAGACCAATCTTTTCATCGCGACCTTCACCAGCCACGGCGGCCGCCTCAGAAGCTTGAAGCTGAAAAAGTACAAGCAGTTCGCCGGACCGACGAGCCCGCTCTACGAGATGGTGCGCGCGCCGTACGGCGGTCGGCTGCCGCTCGGCGCGTTGTTAACTCATAGTGGGCAGCTCTTCGACGATAGCGCGATGACCTACACCTCGTCGTCGCCCGACAAAGTTTCCGTCGATGGCGGCGCGTCGACCCTCACCCTCGACGGACAAACGCCCGACGGCGAGAAGATCGAGAAGACCTTCACCTTCAAGAACGATACTTACGCCTTCGACATGGACGTGACCGCGGCGGGCCCGGCAGCTCCCGACGAGCTCGGCATCTCGATGAGCCAGCCGCTGGGAACGCTTACCGGGTATCGCGACTATCCGGAGTTGCAGGCCGACGTCGGCGACAAGGTTTTCACCCAGCTCGAAAAGAAGCTCAAGCAGGGGGTGCCGCCCGTCAGCGGGACGATCACCTTCGCCGGATTCGGCGACCGCTACTTCCTGGGCGCCTTCCTGCCATCGAGCCCGGCCTCGGGCACACTCTTGATGGCGTATGCGGACGACGAAGCGATCGCGCGGCTGCTGTTTCCGAAGGCGATGCACGTCTCGACCCAGGTCTACATGGGGCCGAAGCTGCTCGAGGCGCTCGAATCGGTAAACCCCTCGCTGCACAAGGCGATCGACTTCGGATGGGCCGGGATTCTGGCGCTTGCTTTCCTGCGCGCACTAAAGTTATTCCATCTCATCGCGCCCAACTGGGGCGTGGACATCCTGCTGATGACCGCCGCGATTCGTATCGCGTTCCTGCCCCTGTCGATCAAGAGTCAGCGCTCGATGCTCAAGATGCAGCGTCTGCAACCGCAGATGACCAAGCTGCGCGAAAAGTACAAGGACAACAACGATCAGCTCCAGCGCGAGATGATGGACCTGTACAAGCGCAATCACGTCAATCCGCTCGGCGGATGCGCGCCGATGGCGCTACAGTTGCCGATTTTCATCGGCCTTTACGAGGCGCTGCTCAACTCGATCGAGCTGCGCCACGCGCCTTTTGTTGGATGGATCAATGACCTGTCGGTGCCCGACTGCCTGCATATTTCGTGGATGCCCCAGCTGCCGCTGGTGCCGTGCCACGGACTGCCGGTGCTGGTGCTGCTGATGGGTCTGTCGAGCTTCGGCCAGCAATACCTGACACCGACCTCGCCCGATCCTAATCAGCAGAAAATGATGATGCTGACGCCGCTGATTTTTACCGTGATGCTGATAAACTTTCCGTCGGGTCTTTCCCTTTACTACTTCGCCTCGAACATGCTCGGCGTTATTCAGCAATTCTTTCTCAATCGCGAAATGAAGAGCTACACACCTGCGACATGA
- the jag gene encoding RNA-binding cell elongation regulator Jag/EloR — MSTNDSIEVSAATVEEAIKDALEQLGANEDDATIEVLATPRAGVLGLGARQARVRVTRRPQLAATSGVQAPPPAPPLVKSASAPAPREERPRRPAPERPRPQPERRPVEPRISAPEANGEETPEGDRQPADLEHQGQEASSILGQILQLMGEKADLKQLDADQESIEIEIKGDGSGILIGRHGQTLDALEYVVNRILARRIKDAVPISLETESYRARRRQQLHRMALSMGEKAKREHGPVRLEPMPPRDRRVVHLALKDDPMLTTRSAGEGFLRAIEIVPAEGTRRERERGSQPRGRRRERGNNTEPRANEPRNNEPRVNQQERNERQPTDAIGEQGGFKHGQKRLF; from the coding sequence ATGAGCACCAACGATTCGATTGAAGTATCGGCCGCCACGGTCGAAGAAGCGATCAAGGACGCGCTCGAGCAGCTCGGCGCCAATGAAGACGACGCGACCATCGAGGTCCTGGCCACGCCGCGCGCGGGCGTGCTGGGCCTCGGCGCGCGCCAGGCGCGCGTGCGCGTAACGCGGCGTCCGCAGCTCGCGGCGACCAGCGGGGTGCAGGCGCCGCCTCCCGCTCCACCGCTTGTCAAGTCCGCATCGGCGCCCGCCCCGCGCGAGGAACGCCCGCGCCGGCCCGCTCCCGAGCGGCCTCGTCCGCAGCCTGAGCGGCGGCCCGTTGAGCCCCGCATATCGGCTCCAGAGGCCAACGGCGAGGAAACGCCTGAGGGCGATCGTCAGCCGGCGGACCTCGAGCATCAAGGCCAGGAGGCGAGCTCGATCCTCGGCCAGATCCTTCAGCTGATGGGCGAGAAGGCGGATCTCAAGCAGCTCGACGCTGACCAGGAGTCAATCGAGATCGAGATCAAGGGCGACGGCTCCGGCATCCTTATCGGCAGGCATGGGCAGACGCTCGACGCGCTCGAATACGTCGTTAACCGGATCCTGGCGCGGCGGATCAAGGACGCCGTTCCGATCTCGCTCGAGACCGAATCGTATCGCGCGCGCCGGCGCCAACAGTTGCATCGCATGGCGCTCTCGATGGGTGAGAAGGCCAAGCGCGAGCACGGCCCGGTAAGACTCGAGCCGATGCCGCCGCGCGACCGCCGTGTCGTGCATCTCGCGCTCAAAGACGATCCGATGCTGACGACGCGCTCGGCGGGCGAAGGTTTCCTGCGCGCGATCGAGATCGTGCCGGCGGAAGGCACTCGACGCGAGCGTGAAAGAGGCAGCCAGCCACGCGGCCGTCGCCGCGAACGCGGCAACAATACTGAGCCGCGCGCCAACGAGCCGCGCAACAACGAGCCGCGCGTCAACCAGCAGGAGCGCAACGAGCGCCAGCCCACCGATGCAATCGGCGAGCAAGGCGGCTTCAAACACGGCCAAAAGCGCCTGTTCTAG